The genomic DNA GGCTGTCATGGCATGCCACCTGCACCCGGAGCGGACGCTCCGGCGACCGGTATATGATGGCGTTGGAGAGCAGGTTATAGAAGATGCTGTAGAGGTAGGCTCTGTTGGCCTTAATGGTGCGGTCGTTTGAGATCTTTACCTCAAGCTCGCCGCCACAATCTAGCAACGTTTCCTGCAGAAGCAGGTATGCCTGCTCTAATATAGCAGCCAGCGGTATTTGTTCTGTTTCCAGGACCTGCTGCCTGTTACGTATCGAGAGGATGGTGTTAACATCTTTCAACACAGTGTCAATTTCTGTTATGCTTTTCTCCAGGTAAGTCAAGGTCGTATCAAAAGCCCTTGAGTTTTTGTCTAACCTGGCCAGCAAGTTTGCTAAACCCAGCGCATTGGCAACGGGCGCTCTGAGGTTATGCGATACAATGTAGGTGAACTGCTGCAGGGCCGCATTCTGCGCATGCAGGTCTTCGGTCATTTGCAGTACGTTAGCCCTGGCTTCCATTCGGGAGCTAATATCTTTCTGGATCCCGATAAACCGCGTGACGCTGCCGGCCTCATTGTAAACAGGAGTTATGTCCAGGGAGGTCCAGAATTTTTCACCTGATTTTTTGTAGTTGACCAGCTCAGTCGTAAAGGCTATGCTATGCTTGAGGGTCTGATCGATTTGTTGGGTAGTGGCAGCGTCGGTTTCTTTTCCCGCCAGGATCTGGCCTGGCTTTTTTCCTGCTATGTCAGCGAGGGTATAACCTGTCATTTTTGTGAAGCCCTCGTTGACCCATTCCGTTACTCCGTGGGCATCTGTGATGATCACGCCATTGTCGGTGTGGCTTGCCACCAGCGAAAGCTTTTCAAGCTCCTCATGCAGCTTCTTCTCCCTGGTGAAATCCGTGAAGTAAACAGAAAGCCCCTCAGCGGAAGGATAGATCTTGAACCTGTATGTGGTGCCGGAATGAGGAAAGGTTTCTTCAAAATGGCAGGAAAGGCCACTCGAAGCAGCTTCTTTGCATTGGCGGAAGAATACGGTCGAAACAGCCTGCGGAAACTTTTCCCAGATGTTTTTCCCAAGCAGTTCCTCCTTCCTGCACCCTTCATGGGCAGCATAAACAGAATTGACGTAGGTAAACCGCCAGTCCTTATCCAAAGAAAAAAAAGCGTCGGTGATACTCTCCAGCATGTGGTGCAGCTTTTTTGCCTGCTGCTCGATAAGCTCATAAGATCGCACGATGGGCGTGATGTCCTTTAGAATGGTCTGTGCCCCGACGATCTCCTCGTTTTCAATCAGGGGAAACTTTACCGTATCGAATACTCTCAGCTCCTGGTTCTGGTCTGCAAGCGTTACATCATACCTGAGAGTGCTGCCCAGCAGGGCCTGCTGCAAAGACATCTTGTTGACATTCGCCATGTCAGCCGGGAGGAACGAGGTGGCAGGCTGCCTGAGGACCTTGTCACGGTCGCACCCAAGCTCCCTGCAAAATGAGTCGTTAACCTGTGTAACTATCCCTGCTCTGTTTTCAGAGAAAATAAGATCCGGGTGATGATCAAACAGCGCCCTATACTGTTGTTCACCTTCATTGGCCTTTATACTGTTGCTCTTTCGCCCGGTAACATCGCGTGCGATGCAAAGCATCAGTTGGTCTTCTTCCGACCAGGTAACAGACCACATGATCCAAACTTTTTTTCCGTTCTTCTGCACATACCTGTTCTCGATGTCAGAGGCTGTGTAGCCTCCTTGTATCACGTTCTGAGCAATTTCCATAGCAGCAGCCTTATCTTCCGGAGATATAACGTCGAGGTAGCGTTTACCTTCCAGTTCATGTGGCTCATAACCCAGGAGATGTTTGCAAGCCTGGCTTACCTGCACAAAACGCCCGTCCTTGTCAATGGCGCAAAGCATATCAGGGGAATACCGGCCTATTTTCTCGGTGATGCTGTTGGGGTATAAGTTTGTCATAAAC from Pontibacter liquoris includes the following:
- a CDS encoding PAS domain-containing sensor histidine kinase, whose protein sequence is MTNLYPNSITEKIGRYSPDMLCAIDKDGRFVQVSQACKHLLGYEPHELEGKRYLDVISPEDKAAAMEIAQNVIQGGYTASDIENRYVQKNGKKVWIMWSVTWSEEDQLMLCIARDVTGRKSNSIKANEGEQQYRALFDHHPDLIFSENRAGIVTQVNDSFCRELGCDRDKVLRQPATSFLPADMANVNKMSLQQALLGSTLRYDVTLADQNQELRVFDTVKFPLIENEEIVGAQTILKDITPIVRSYELIEQQAKKLHHMLESITDAFFSLDKDWRFTYVNSVYAAHEGCRKEELLGKNIWEKFPQAVSTVFFRQCKEAASSGLSCHFEETFPHSGTTYRFKIYPSAEGLSVYFTDFTREKKLHEELEKLSLVASHTDNGVIITDAHGVTEWVNEGFTKMTGYTLADIAGKKPGQILAGKETDAATTQQIDQTLKHSIAFTTELVNYKKSGEKFWTSLDITPVYNEAGSVTRFIGIQKDISSRMEARANVLQMTEDLHAQNAALQQFTYIVSHNLRAPVANALGLANLLARLDKNSRAFDTTLTYLEKSITEIDTVLKDVNTILSIRNRQQVLETEQIPLAAILEQAYLLLQETLLDCGGELEVKISNDRTIKANRAYLYSIFYNLLSNAIIYRSPERPLRVQVACHDSPEGGVLISVSDNGMGFDTKQAGQHIFKLYQKFHQEAKGRGFGLFLVKKHVEAMGGTIEVSSQVNVGTSVQIYLP